From the genome of Panulirus ornatus isolate Po-2019 chromosome 19, ASM3632096v1, whole genome shotgun sequence, one region includes:
- the LOC139755695 gene encoding uncharacterized protein, producing the protein MTARPSKLIRTELHTFPENELESGDLRSIAQSLYRERRKAYPVLPKTREEVHRALNSMNTTTTKGEEFILENNPYSGMVIISCITNLAFLANTAEEIFVDGTFKSCPKFFYQLYTIHGLCNGHHIPLVYALLPGQSEDIYRNLWKCLNDICTSKNMQLEPLVIHVDFEFAMLTVLREIFPTAVIKCCRFHLGQAWWRKIQNLGLSKDYKDTNSDIGQWLKLSFGLHFIDPTDVEDCFVEEVMTEAPQDERCIRFADYLVDNYVTAESRYPPVLWAEVPSNTKRTNNVAEYFHAHFNEQFYASHPSIFVFMDVLGKLQTATYVKIKSVGKPASTRKVDRDRTEYAVTQYNKFISGEINRRNYMKALGNRFTARTNM; encoded by the coding sequence ATGACGGCAAGGCCATCTAAGCTCATTAGAACGGAGTTGCATACATTTCCTGAAAATGAGCTAGAATCAGGTGATCTAAGATCTATAGCACAATCATTATACCGAGAAAGGCGGAAAGCGTATCCTGTATTGCCTAAAACTCGTGAGGAAGTACATCGTGCTCTAAATTCTATGAATACTACTACGACAAAAGGTGAAGAATTCATCCTTGAAAATAATCCATATTCTGGtatggttatcatttcatgtattaCTAATCTTGCATTCCTGGCGAACACTGCTGAAGAGATCTTCGTTGATGGGACCTTCAAGAGCTGTCCGAAGTTCTTCTACCAACTATACACCATACATGGATTGTGTAATGGGCATCATATTCCATTAGTGTATGCCCTCTTGCCAGGTCAGTCTGAGGATATTTATAGAAATCTGTGGAAATGTTTAAATGACATTTGTACCTCAAAGAATATGCAACTGGAACCCTTAGTGATACATGTTGATTTTGAATTTGCCATGCTCACTGTTCTGAGAGAGATATTTCCAACCGCTGTGATCAAATGTTGTCGATTTCATTTAGGCCAGGCATGGTGGAGAAAAATTCAGAACCTGGGCCTAAGTAAGGATTACAAGGACACCAACAGTGATATAGGCCAGTGGCTGAAATTATCATTTGGTCTACATTTCATTGACCCAACAGATGTAGAAGATTGCTTTGTCGAGGAAGTAATGACAGAGGCACCTCAAGATGAAAGATGTATTCGCTTTGCAGACTATCTGGTTGATAATTATGTAACAGCAGAGTCAAGATATCCTCCAGTGCTTTGGGCTGAAGTCCCCTCAAATACAAAGCGTACGAACAATGTTGCCGAATATTTTCATGCTCATTTCAATGAGCAATTTTATGCATCCCACCCATCTATATTTGTATTCATGGATGTACTAGGAAAGCTCCAGACTGCTACttatgttaagatcaagagtgtCGGTAAACCAGCAAGTACGCGGAAAGTTGATCGAGACAGGACAGAGTATGCCGTGACACAGTACAACAAATTTATCTCTGGGGAAATAAATCGACGCAATTATATGAAGGCCTTGGGAAACAGATTCACAGCAAGAACAAACATGTAA